A region of Lycium barbarum isolate Lr01 chromosome 3, ASM1917538v2, whole genome shotgun sequence DNA encodes the following proteins:
- the LOC132634247 gene encoding uncharacterized protein LOC132634247, with protein sequence MEGREFTHAYAEPRDETTSEQLFQKRRCCFFFPSVKEGTVWLKGINVVKKLREWSEIVAGPRWKTFIRRFNRNKNGTHAKYQYDPLSYALNFDEGNNGEEDDEYGLRDFSTRYASIPASARGSMDLGRDGPNFV encoded by the coding sequence ATGGAGGGACGTGAATTTACACACGCATATGCAGAGCCAAGGGATGAGACAACATCAGAACAGCTATTCCAAAAACGGCGTTGCTGTTTTTTCTTCCCGTCAGTAAAAGAAGGTACTGTTTGGCTTAAAGGAATTAACGTTGTAAAGAAGTTACGTGAGTGGTCGGAGATTGTAGCTGGTCCAAGATGGAAGACTTTTATACGGCGTTTTAATCGGAATAAAAATGGGACACATGCGAAATACCAGTATGATCCTTTAAGTTATGCATTGAATTTTGATGAAGGGAATAATGGAGAGGAAGATGATGAGTATGGGCTTAGGGATTTTTCGACCAGGTATGCTTCTATTCCGGCGTCGGCTAGAGGGTCCATGGATTTGGGCAGAGATGGGCCTAATTTTGTCTGA
- the LOC132632768 gene encoding protein NUCLEAR FUSION DEFECTIVE 2 isoform X2 yields MIVVFLLYLSQGSIRNNLFFCQDRGKVCVHSTLSRLHLWDYTEYVVVGEYTFQDVELLRRAMTHASYSGENNRALSILGEKVIEGSVSLQLLSKNIDMSPKDLNRAIVDLSSNVVTSCVADGERLDLQKIIRVSRKTNSSAPAVVCGAFRAMFGAIAIDKSSLDSAGKVFLSVHGKGMEKAVAM; encoded by the exons ATGATTGTTGTGTTTCTGCTTtacttgagccaagggtctatcaGAAATAACCTCTTTTTCTGCCAAGAtcggggtaaggtctgcgtacactctaccctctccaggctccacttgtgggattacaccgagtatgttgttgttggggA GTACACATTTCAGGATGTGGAGTTACTGCGACGTGCGATGACGCACGCATCATACTCTGGAGAGAACAACAGAGCTTTGAGCATTTTGGGTGAGAAGGTAATTGAGGGTTCGGTTTCTCTGCAATTGCTCAGCAAGAACATCGATATGTCACCCAAGGATCTCAACCGGGCTATTGTGGATCTATCTTCCAATGTGGTAACATCGTGTGTTGCTGACGGAGAGCGCCTAGATTTGCAGAAGATAATCAGGGTATCACGGAAGACCAATTCGTCGGCTCCTGCAGTGGTTTGTGGTGCTTTCCGGGCAATGTTTGGAGCAATTGCGATTGACAAGAGTAGCTTGGATAGTGCTGGAAAGGTATTCTTGAGCGTTCATGGGAAAGGCATGGAGAAAGCTGTGGCGATGTAA
- the LOC132632769 gene encoding probable cyclic nucleotide-gated ion channel 16 produces the protein MDSLQHHLHRFKKPSLLYDLQYDHQQKSFWKIHDPNGEFVTRWNHIFLFTSFVGLFVDPLFLLLPIIKETCMSTDKLLGFFIVAFRVMVDLFAILQIILKFRTAYVSKKTRVFGKGELVMDNRLIAIRYLKNDFVIDLAAALPLPQIVIWFIMPLNGSSATHANHAISLIIMLQYVPRLLVIFPLNSKIIRNTGVVAKTAWSGAAYNLLLYLLASHVLGAIWYLMSIERHFSCWKDECEKKQEGAPDCNKDYLDCSSLGKPGRQEWAETTGVFGNCSANNKISFEFGMFGDANKEEVTSAAFFARYFYCLWWGLKSLSSYAQSIETSTNIVETLLSSLICLLGLVFFALLIGNMQSYLQSMTARLEQWRIKRRDTEEWMRHRQLPEDLQERVRRFVQYKWLATRGVEEEEILRSLPLDLRRQIQRHLCLALVRRVPFFSQMDDQLLDAICECLVSSLNTKDTYIVREGDPVNEMLFIIRGQLESSTTNGGRSGFFNSITLNAGDFCGEELLTWALVPNPNLNLPTSTRTVKCLTEVEAFALRAEKLKFVANQFRRLHSKKLQHAFRFYSQQWRTWGACYIQAAWRRHKRKKLADELSREESLYYRGGMDQDDDYGHEYPEAGGNAPDHTTESSIQHLGATILASRFAANTRRAKVARVDPGESSLRMPKLFKPDEPDFSDDPSH, from the exons ATGGATTCTCTCCAACACCATCTCCACCGTTTCAAAAAGCCTTCGTTGCTTTACGACCTTCAATACGACCATCAACAAAAGTCCTTTTGGAAGATTCATGATCCTAATGGCGAGTTCGTTACAAGATGGAACCACATTTTCTTGTTCACTTCCTTTGTCGGTCTATTTGTCGATCCTCTCTTTTTGTTGCTTCCCATTATTAAGGAAACCTGCATGAGCACAGACAAATTATTGGGATTCTTCATTGTAGCCTTTCGCGTTATGGTTGATCTCTTCGCCATCCTTCAGATCATATTGAAGTTTCGTACAGCTTATGTTTCCAAGAAAACACGGGTTTTTGGCAAGGGTGAGCTGGTGATGGATAACCGCTTGATTGCTATTCGTTATTTAAAAAACGACTTTGTCATTGATCTTGCTGCTGCCCTCCCACTCCCACAA ATTGTTATTTGGTTTATTATGCCATTGAATGGATCATCAGCCACTCATGCTAATCATGCCATCTCTTTGATTATTATGCTTCAGTACGTGCCAAGATTGTTAGTCATTTTCCCCTTAAATTCAAAGATTATTAGGAATACAGGTGTTGTGGCAAAGACAGCTTGGTCCGGTGCCGCATACAATCTCCTCCTGTATTTGCTAGCAAGTCAT GTTTTAGGAGCTATATGGTATCTGATGTCTATTGAGAGGCACTTTTCATGCTGGAAGGATGAGTGCGAAAAGAAGCAGGAAGGTGCTCCAGATTGTAATAAAGACTACCTTGATTGCTCATCACTTGGTAAACCTGGGCGTCAGGAGTGGGCGGAAACCACTGGCGTGTTCGGTAATTGCAGTGCTAATAACAAGATAAGCTTTGAGTTTGGAATGTTTGGTGATGCAAATAAAGAAGAAGTTACATCTGCTGCCTTCTTTGCTCGATACTTTTACTGCTTATGGTGGGGTTTAAAGAGCCTAAG TTCATATGCACAAAGTATTGAAACAAGCACGAACATTGTCGAGACACTCCTTTCCAGTCTTATTTGTCTTCTGGGTTTGGTGTTCTTTGCACTGCTGATAGGCAACATGCAG AGCTATCTACAATCCATGACAGCAAGACTTGAACAATGGAGAATTAAAAGAAGGGACACTGAGGAGTGGATGAGGCACCGTCAGCTGCCTGAAGATCTACAGGAGCGTGTTCGTCGATTTGTTCAGTATAAATGGTTAGCTACAAGAGGTGTAGAGGAAGAAGAAATTTTGCGTTCCTTACCCTTGGATCTAAGGCGCCAGATTCAGAGGCACCTGTGCCTTGCACTTGTTCGTCGT GTACCTTTCTTCTCCCAAATGGATGATCAGCTCTTAGATGCAATATGCGAATGCCTTGTTTCATCATTGAACACGAAAGACACATATATTGTTCGGGAAGGAGATCCAGTAAATGAGATGCTTTTCATAATTAGAGGTCAACTTGAGAGTTCAACAACTAATGGAGGAAGGTCTGGCTTCTTCAACTCAATTACGCTAAATGCTGGTGACTTTTGCGGTGAAGAATTACTAACATGGGCCTTAGTGCCTAATCCAAATCTTaatcttccaacttcaactcGAACAGTGAAATGCCTTACAGAAGTTGAAGCATTTGCACTTAGAGCTGAAAAGCTCAAGTTTGTTGCAAACCAGTTCAGACGCCTCCATAGTAAGAAACTACAACATGCATTCCGGTTCTACTCACAGCAATGGAGGACATGGGGAGCTTGCTACATCCAAGCTGCATGGAGACGCCATAAGAGGAAAAAACTAGCGGACGAATTGTCAAGAGAAGAGAGCTTGTACTACAGGGGCGGGATGGACCAAGATGATGATTATGGTCACGAATATCCAGAAGCCGGTGGTAATGCTCCGGATCATACCACAGAAAGCAGTATTCAACATCTTGGAGCTACAATATTGGCATCAAGATTTGCAGCTAACACCAGAAGAGCCAAGGTGGCACGGGTAGACCCTGGTGAATCCAGCTTACGTATGCCTAAACTTTTTAAGCCTGACGAGCCTGATTTTTCTGATGATCCTAGTCACTGA
- the LOC132632768 gene encoding protein NUCLEAR FUSION DEFECTIVE 2 isoform X1 — translation MFHLRQFICFILLAFVLYSSLQAQANPSISSRPTSRFSIALQTLQSRIQYTFQDVELLRRAMTHASYSGENNRALSILGEKVIEGSVSLQLLSKNIDMSPKDLNRAIVDLSSNVVTSCVADGERLDLQKIIRVSRKTNSSAPAVVCGAFRAMFGAIAIDKSSLDSAGKVFLSVHGKGMEKAVAM, via the exons ATGTTCCATCTCCGGCAATTCATTTGCTTCATCTTACTTGCTTTCGTACTCTACTCTTCTCTTCAG GCACAGGCAAATCCCTCTATCTCTTCAAGACCCACTTCCCGTTTCTCAATCGCTCTCCAAACCCTTCAAAGTCGAATCCA GTACACATTTCAGGATGTGGAGTTACTGCGACGTGCGATGACGCACGCATCATACTCTGGAGAGAACAACAGAGCTTTGAGCATTTTGGGTGAGAAGGTAATTGAGGGTTCGGTTTCTCTGCAATTGCTCAGCAAGAACATCGATATGTCACCCAAGGATCTCAACCGGGCTATTGTGGATCTATCTTCCAATGTGGTAACATCGTGTGTTGCTGACGGAGAGCGCCTAGATTTGCAGAAGATAATCAGGGTATCACGGAAGACCAATTCGTCGGCTCCTGCAGTGGTTTGTGGTGCTTTCCGGGCAATGTTTGGAGCAATTGCGATTGACAAGAGTAGCTTGGATAGTGCTGGAAAGGTATTCTTGAGCGTTCATGGGAAAGGCATGGAGAAAGCTGTGGCGATGTAA
- the LOC132634248 gene encoding NAC domain-containing protein 78-like, with the protein MPRVPRIIGVRFHPTEVELINYLKRFLRGQSFSTQCPIRFAEIYGDQPPSVILGEDKVGYFISLLKKRKNSDERYRRTCADGTWTGQNSGKPIKNRKGSTVVGFRRNLKYTTKEKKQNSTIRWLMREYFVGDDFFKENDIAKQDFVVCRIKKYINEKKVNDVAMTEQDVAGIVKVMLPGPQENYCNTQAAIMDETKKLNEEPDCQQDMNCADDVLIDIDDLIW; encoded by the coding sequence ATGCCGAGGGTACCTCGTATCATTGGTGTTAGATTTCACCCAACTGAAGTGGAGTTAATCAACTACCTCAAAAGGTTCTTGAGGGGTCAATCTTTCTCGACTCAATGCCCTATTCGGTTTGCAGAAATCTATGGAGATCAACCTCCATCGGTGATTCTTGGAGAAGATAAAGTAGGTTACTTTATTTCACTGTTGAAGAAGCGGAAGAATTCTGATGAAAGGTATCGTCGAACTTGCGCTGATGGGACTTGGACAGGCCAAAATAGTGGTAAACCTATCAAGAATCGCAAGGGATCAACTGTTGTGGGCTTTAGAAGAAATTTAAAATATACTactaaagaaaaaaaacaaaacagtACTATTAGGTGGTTGATGAGAGAGTATTTCGTGGGGGATGATTTCTTCAAGGAAAACGATATTGCTAAGCAAGATTTTGTAGTGTGCCGAATCAAGAAGTATATAAATGAGAAAAAGGTAAACGATGTCGCGATGACAGAACAAGATGTTGCGGGAATTGTCAAAGTTATGTTGCCCGGACCTCAAGAAAACTACTGCAATACACAAGCAGCAATTATGGACGAGACTAAGAAGCTGAACGAAGAACCTGATTGCCAACA